The Bacillota bacterium nucleotide sequence CGCAAAAAGCATCAATGGTGACGCTTTTTCTGATGAAGTGAAGCAGCAGACAATTGATCTGATTAAAGCAGACCTAGGCCAAGTAGATTTGGTTATTTACAGCTTAGCTGCGCCGAGACGAACTGACCCTGTTACAAAAGAAACCTATACTTCCGTTTTAAAGCCGATCGGAGAACCGTTTACCAGCAAAACCGTAGATTTTCACAGCGGTGAAATATCGACTGTGACTATTGAACCGGCTGATGAAGAGGAGATTGCATCAACAATAAAGGTGATGGGTGGGGAAGATTGGCAGCTGTGGATCAAGGCGCTTCTGCAAAACGGTGTTTTAGCAGAAAACTGTGTGACGCTTGCCTATTCCTATATTGGGCCGGAAATAACTCATGCTGTTTACCGCAGCGGTACAATCGGAATGGCGAAAGAGCATCTAGAAGCATCCGTTGACCAGCTGAACCAACAGCTTGCGGAGATTAACGGCCGAGCTTATGTTTCTGTAAATAAAGCGGTGGTCACCCAAGCAAGCGCAGCGATACCGGTTGTGCCTCTTTACGCATCGCTGTTATTTAAGGTGATGAAGGACAAAAATATTCACGAAGGCTGTGTTGAGCAGATTTACCGCCTCTTCACCTCAAAGCTTTCCGGCGTGAGCGCGGACACAGATAGGGAGGGCAGAATTCGCCTCGATGATTGGGAGATGCGCGCTGATGTGCAGCAGCAGGTGCAGGAGCTCTGGGAGAAGATAAACAGCGAAAATATTGGCAAGCTGTCGGATATAAAAGGATTCCGCGCTGACTTTTTTAAGCTGTTTGGCTTTGAGTTTCCCGAAGTTGATTATTCCCAGAATGTAGCGGTGGATATCCAGATACCGAGTATTAATAACTAACATCTATAAAAAAAGACCGCTGTTCGTCAAAAACAGCGGTCTTTCTTAATCCCAGCTTTACTGCTGAACAGGTTCAAATTTTAGCTCTGTTACTTCTACATAGTCAAACAGGGCATCGATTTGGCGGGCACTTATAGGACTGATCGCATAGAGAACGAGGTACACATCATCCCAGCGCACATAGGGACGGCTGTCGATCTCAACCCACTCGACGCCATCAAAGCTGTAGTGGTAGCCAAGCTGGCCCCTAATCATCGACATTTTTAGATAGATCTCAGCAGTATTTCCGATGGTCTGGATCCACTCACGGTAGGAACCATCGGTTTCCAATGCCGGCTCAACTGACTGATTGCCAAAAGCATGAACCCGGGCTAAGCGCGCGTAGTTGTCCATATCCTTGTAGATAAACAATCCGGCCTGCTCAAAATCCTGCTCCGGTTGGAAGATGATGCGGGTTACAGCTTCAAAATGCTCGTACGGCACTTTATACATGAAAAAGTTGATTGGGCGGTTGCTTGTTTCATGGATATCAGAGTCTTGAGTTGTAATTGTTAAATAACCCGGATAGCTGGTCAGTGACCACTTATCGTCTCTTCTATGTTCCGGATTGGGACCGACAGTCCAGTGTTCAGCCAACGTTTCTGAGTCGAATTCATCGCGAAAGATTTCTCCGGCTACTAGTTCCATTTCAGGACTATTCTCAGCGCAGCCCTGCAGTGCCAGTGCAAAGACAACCAATGCTACCAGTAATAGGAACTTGCTCGACTTCATAACCCGACACTACTTAGCAGCTAAGGCTGCAATTTGTTCTGCGGAGAGGGCAGCGCTGTAGATCCGGAAATCAGCAATAGCACCATTTAGGAGCGGATCCGGCCATCTATTGTTAGATTTGCCGATATAGTTTTGCTCGGTCACACCGAGATCCTTTGGTAGAGCAATATTATCTGTTGAATCATAGAGCTCTCCATCAACATACAGGCTTGCTGTATCTTTAGTGAGAGTGACAGCCACATGGTACCATCTGCCTACCTCTAAAATAGGACCTAAGACGAAAATGTCGGAGTCCTCAATGCCGTATACAGCCCAGTCAAGTTTCAGCCAGCCCTGATGCTCGTCTGTCTCAAAGTTTGATCCAAGTGCAGCAAGGAATAAAACCCCATCATCTGGATCGTCTAAGTTATTTCCAAAGCTGAAGACTCTGGACCAGTATCTTTTTTCATCTAAACGCACCCATGTTGAAACTGTGAGCTCTTCTAAATCAGCGATAATGCCTTCTGGCATCTGTACATAGTTATCGGTACCACTCAGTTTAATGGCACCATCGACTGGTCCTTCTATGCTTGTGAAGCTGCCGATCAGCTCAGCATCATTTTGGTTTTTAGATGAGTCGGCGATTTTATCTTCGTCAACTTC carries:
- a CDS encoding trans-2-enoyl-CoA reductase family protein — protein: MIVQPKFRGFICTTAHPQGCSIHVKQQIEYVKEQGKFDGPKNVLIIGASTGYGLASRIATAFGAGANTIGVFYERPAAGSRTASPGWYNTAAFEREAASAGLYAKSINGDAFSDEVKQQTIDLIKADLGQVDLVIYSLAAPRRTDPVTKETYTSVLKPIGEPFTSKTVDFHSGEISTVTIEPADEEEIASTIKVMGGEDWQLWIKALLQNGVLAENCVTLAYSYIGPEITHAVYRSGTIGMAKEHLEASVDQLNQQLAEINGRAYVSVNKAVVTQASAAIPVVPLYASLLFKVMKDKNIHEGCVEQIYRLFTSKLSGVSADTDREGRIRLDDWEMRADVQQQVQELWEKINSENIGKLSDIKGFRADFFKLFGFEFPEVDYSQNVAVDIQIPSINN
- a CDS encoding DUF1349 domain-containing protein, with protein sequence MKSSKFLLLVALVVFALALQGCAENSPEMELVAGEIFRDEFDSETLAEHWTVGPNPEHRRDDKWSLTSYPGYLTITTQDSDIHETSNRPINFFMYKVPYEHFEAVTRIIFQPEQDFEQAGLFIYKDMDNYARLARVHAFGNQSVEPALETDGSYREWIQTIGNTAEIYLKMSMIRGQLGYHYSFDGVEWVEIDSRPYVRWDDVYLVLYAISPISARQIDALFDYVEVTELKFEPVQQ